TTTTTTGAAAGGTAACATTCCTCTTACAGTTCTTCTAAATATATCATCTGGTCTTCTAGGATATTTAGGACCTAAGTCACGAGGGTTGGAAATACTTGCCCTGTCAACTCTTTGTTTGTATTTTGCATAAGCCCAATCTTTATTACCAGTTAACATAATTTTTTCAGCATTAAGAATAATTACTTCTTCGCCTTCTAAAAGATTTTTACTAGTTACACTAGCTAATCTTCCTAAAACGCATCCTTCTCCATCAATAATCATAATAACACCCTATTTATT
The uncultured Methanobrevibacter sp. DNA segment above includes these coding regions:
- the rplM gene encoding 50S ribosomal protein L13; protein product: MIIDGEGCVLGRLASVTSKNLLEGEEVIILNAEKIMLTGNKDWAYAKYKQRVDRASISNPRDLGPKYPRRPDDIFRRTVRGMLPFKK